In one window of Hymenobacter nivis DNA:
- a CDS encoding endonuclease III domain-containing protein, translating to MVQTPIAKALADYEILDQFYGHLPPVARRTPMRELISTVLSHRTTHADEELAYDRMLEAFGDWPGVLGAPVEELIHAIRTTRWPATQAPRIQEILRRIQAETGGKFDLDFLADWPTDRAMDWLTDMPGIGLKTASLVLLFNYHHPVLPVDAHVHRVAQRVGFLGPKVSVEKAHSVLLALLGPQLDAEGLFNFHKHNYWHGQQICFFLKPNCPRCPLKGFCSYYQEHYGAATPEALAATPTAWDAAAWGKLPH from the coding sequence GTGGTTCAGACACCCATTGCCAAGGCCCTGGCCGACTACGAAATCCTCGACCAGTTTTACGGGCATTTGCCGCCGGTGGCGCGGCGCACGCCCATGCGCGAGCTGATTTCGACCGTGCTCTCGCACCGCACCACCCACGCCGACGAAGAGCTGGCCTACGACCGGATGCTGGAGGCCTTCGGCGACTGGCCCGGCGTGCTGGGGGCCCCGGTGGAGGAGCTCATCCACGCCATCCGCACCACGCGCTGGCCGGCCACGCAGGCCCCGCGCATCCAGGAGATTCTGCGGCGCATTCAGGCCGAGACGGGTGGGAAATTCGACCTCGATTTCCTGGCCGACTGGCCTACCGACCGCGCCATGGACTGGCTGACCGACATGCCCGGTATCGGCCTGAAAACGGCCTCGCTGGTGCTGCTCTTCAACTACCACCACCCCGTGCTGCCCGTGGATGCGCACGTGCACCGCGTGGCCCAGCGGGTGGGCTTCCTGGGCCCCAAGGTATCGGTAGAGAAGGCGCACAGTGTACTGCTGGCCCTGCTAGGGCCCCAGCTCGATGCCGAAGGGCTGTTCAACTTCCACAAGCATAACTACTGGCACGGGCAGCAAATCTGCTTTTTCCTGAAGCCCAACTGCCCGCGCTGCCCCCTCAAGGGCTTCTGCAGCTACTACCAGGAACACTACGGCGCCGCCACCCCCGAGGCCCTGGCCGCCACGCCCACCGCCTGGGACGCCGCCGCCTGGGGCAAGCTGCCACATTGA
- a CDS encoding OmpA/MotB family protein, with the protein MRLKNFKPVLLGLGLLAAGALPGCVAARKYDDLQARQRADAQGKAEAERQHRAATAELQKTSDALAQLRLDNHRLEDDSLATGTALRKARGLNRDLNDSYDRLLKNSGQELANKSSDYNKVARDLARREAELGALDAGLRTSKTDNDRLAANLKTREAKLAELTQALADKDRAVNDLKARVSKALLSFNASDLQVKLKDGKVYVSLSEQLLFKSGSAKVDPKGQAALKTLATVLQEQPDVNVVVEGHTDTVPIKGVVNGAKDNWDLSALRATDIARLLTAGGVGPARITAAGRGQYVPVAPNDTAPNRALNRRTEIILTPKLDELFQILESSSGAPAPGK; encoded by the coding sequence ATGCGCCTGAAAAATTTCAAGCCGGTCCTGCTGGGCCTGGGTTTGCTCGCCGCCGGGGCCCTGCCGGGCTGCGTGGCCGCCCGCAAGTACGACGACCTGCAAGCCCGCCAGCGGGCCGATGCCCAAGGCAAGGCCGAGGCCGAGCGCCAGCACCGCGCCGCCACCGCCGAGCTGCAAAAAACCTCCGACGCACTAGCCCAGCTGCGCCTCGATAACCACCGCCTCGAAGACGACTCGCTGGCCACCGGCACGGCCCTGCGCAAAGCCCGGGGCCTCAACCGCGACCTGAATGACAGCTACGACCGCCTGCTGAAAAATAGCGGCCAGGAGTTGGCCAATAAGTCGTCGGACTACAACAAAGTAGCCCGCGACCTGGCCCGCCGCGAGGCCGAGCTGGGAGCCCTCGATGCCGGCCTGCGCACCAGCAAAACCGACAACGACCGCCTCGCCGCCAACCTCAAAACCCGCGAGGCTAAGCTGGCCGAACTCACCCAAGCTCTGGCCGACAAGGACCGGGCCGTGAACGACCTCAAGGCCCGCGTGAGCAAGGCGCTACTGAGCTTCAACGCCAGCGACTTGCAGGTGAAGCTGAAGGACGGCAAGGTGTACGTGTCGCTCTCCGAGCAGCTGCTTTTCAAGTCGGGCTCGGCCAAAGTGGACCCCAAGGGCCAGGCCGCCCTAAAGACCCTGGCCACTGTGCTGCAAGAGCAGCCCGACGTGAACGTGGTGGTGGAAGGCCACACCGACACCGTGCCCATCAAGGGCGTGGTGAACGGGGCTAAAGACAACTGGGACCTGAGCGCCCTGCGCGCCACCGACATTGCCCGCCTACTGACGGCCGGCGGCGTGGGCCCGGCCCGCATCACGGCCGCCGGTCGCGGCCAGTACGTACCCGTGGCCCCCAACGACACGGCCCCCAACAGGGCCCTGAACCGCCGCACCGAGATTATCCTGACCCCGAAGCTCGACGAGCTGTTCCAGATTCTGGAGAGCAGCAGCGGGGCCCCGGCGCCGGGCAAATAA
- a CDS encoding OmpA family protein, translating into MTTPKSLLSIFMACVLLFSSCASMRQPADTSANGTGVRKTGMNKATKGGLLGAGGGAAAGALLGGLLGGGRGTAIGAILGAAAGGGAGVLIGRKMDKQAADLQRDMKNATVERVGEGIKITFDSGILFDTNSANLRAASQADIVKMAATLEKYPDTNVLVEGHTDNTGTDAINLPLSERRAQSVADATVAQGVSSSRITTKGLGSSDPVGDNSTEAGKQANRRVEIAIFANERMKKAAEAGTL; encoded by the coding sequence ATGACCACTCCCAAATCCCTACTCTCGATTTTTATGGCCTGCGTGCTGTTGTTCAGTTCCTGCGCCTCGATGCGCCAGCCTGCTGATACGTCGGCTAACGGCACCGGAGTTCGCAAAACCGGTATGAACAAGGCCACGAAAGGCGGCTTGCTTGGGGCTGGCGGCGGCGCCGCCGCCGGGGCCCTGCTGGGCGGCTTGCTGGGCGGCGGCCGCGGTACGGCCATCGGTGCCATCCTAGGGGCAGCCGCGGGCGGCGGGGCCGGCGTGCTCATCGGTAGGAAAATGGACAAGCAAGCTGCTGATTTGCAGCGCGACATGAAAAATGCCACCGTGGAGCGCGTGGGCGAAGGCATCAAAATCACCTTCGACTCGGGCATCCTCTTCGACACCAACTCGGCCAACCTGCGGGCGGCTTCGCAAGCCGACATCGTGAAGATGGCCGCTACGCTTGAGAAATACCCCGACACCAACGTGCTCGTGGAAGGCCACACCGACAACACCGGTACCGACGCCATCAACCTGCCCTTAAGCGAGCGCCGGGCCCAATCGGTGGCCGACGCCACGGTGGCCCAGGGCGTGAGCAGCAGCCGCATCACCACTAAGGGCCTGGGCTCGTCGGACCCGGTGGGCGACAACTCGACCGAGGCCGGCAAGCAGGCCAACCGCCGCGTGGAAATTGCCATTTTCGCCAACGAGCGGATGAAGAAAGCCGCCGAAGCTGGCACGTTGTAG
- a CDS encoding transposase family protein, whose protein sequence is MDYLSLRERPRQFLALTSLRAAEFDDLLTDFAPAWERHHRYHTLEGTKRAFPAHRERANAVLAGSDIKLFFLLTYLKSNALQEHQAASFGISQARVSHLATALLGVLNQVLARRGLLPVRDGGELAQRLANHPEPVFAYDGVERGVPRNTDREAQAEEYSAKKKRTA, encoded by the coding sequence ATGGATTACCTGAGTTTGCGCGAGCGGCCCCGCCAGTTTCTGGCCCTGACCAGCCTGCGAGCGGCGGAGTTTGACGACTTGCTGACCGACTTTGCCCCGGCCTGGGAGCGCCACCACCGCTACCACACCCTGGAAGGAACCAAACGGGCGTTCCCCGCCCACCGCGAGCGGGCCAACGCCGTGCTGGCGGGCAGCGATATAAAGCTCTTTTTTCTGCTCACCTACCTCAAAAGCAACGCCTTGCAAGAGCACCAGGCCGCCAGCTTTGGCATTTCGCAAGCGCGCGTCAGCCACTTGGCTACCGCCCTGCTGGGCGTGCTCAACCAGGTGCTGGCCCGGCGCGGGCTGCTGCCCGTGCGCGACGGCGGCGAGTTGGCTCAGCGCCTGGCTAACCACCCGGAGCCGGTCTTTGCCTACGACGGGGTCGAGCGGGGCGTACCACGTAACACGGACCGGGAGGCCCAGGCCGAGGAGTACAGCGCCAAAAAAAAGCGCACCGCGTAA
- a CDS encoding TM2 domain-containing protein has protein sequence MLLYLCGQKMVPFFFIPPFSKNFYPLHITLFQPFLSMKKSFYRFLILGTACASLASCSKSNYAFNPNTPAYLGSERVHSAVAIAPVPDETMTASTEAAPLVATTSPAYEAAQALTHRATASHAVAPVAAPQASATQHLAVTKADRKAVKQGLKRELAAAPKGMKAEGKSQLVALILSFFLGVLGIHRFYLGYTGLGILELLTFGVFGILSLIDFIRIILGTLKPKGGEYAKKL, from the coding sequence ATGCTTTTATATTTATGCGGTCAAAAAATGGTTCCTTTTTTCTTCATACCCCCTTTTTCAAAGAATTTTTATCCACTGCACATCACCCTTTTCCAACCTTTTTTAAGTATGAAAAAATCATTCTACCGTTTTTTAATCTTAGGTACGGCCTGTGCTTCGCTCGCCTCGTGCAGCAAGTCTAACTATGCCTTTAATCCAAATACGCCTGCTTACCTGGGCTCGGAGCGAGTCCATTCGGCTGTGGCTATAGCACCGGTACCGGACGAAACCATGACGGCTTCGACTGAGGCCGCCCCGCTAGTAGCGACAACGTCCCCGGCTTACGAAGCTGCCCAAGCGTTAACTCACCGGGCAACTGCTTCCCATGCAGTGGCGCCGGTCGCCGCGCCACAAGCCAGTGCCACCCAGCACTTGGCGGTTACCAAGGCCGACCGCAAAGCCGTAAAGCAAGGGTTGAAACGCGAACTAGCCGCAGCTCCCAAGGGGATGAAAGCGGAAGGTAAGAGTCAGCTTGTCGCACTTATACTCTCTTTCTTCCTTGGCGTCCTTGGCATTCACCGCTTCTACCTGGGCTATACCGGACTAGGTATTCTGGAACTGTTGACTTTTGGGGTGTTCGGTATTCTGTCGCTCATCGACTTCATTCGCATCATCCTCGGCACCCTAAAACCAAAAGGTGGCGAGTACGCTAAGAAGCTGTAA
- a CDS encoding YMGG-like glycine zipper-containing protein: MKSFKIVFAFLLLFFLLAGSAAQAQDAKKGWSRKAKGAAIGGGAGAVTGAMLGGGKGALIGAAAGVVGGGLIGRNQDKKKDPARYKGYHGKK; the protein is encoded by the coding sequence ATGAAATCCTTCAAAATCGTATTCGCCTTTCTGCTGCTGTTTTTCCTATTGGCCGGCTCGGCCGCGCAAGCCCAGGACGCTAAAAAAGGCTGGAGCCGCAAAGCCAAAGGGGCGGCCATCGGCGGCGGGGCTGGGGCCGTGACCGGGGCCATGCTTGGTGGCGGCAAGGGGGCCCTCATTGGCGCGGCGGCCGGCGTGGTGGGCGGCGGCCTGATTGGTCGCAACCAAGACAAGAAAAAAGACCCGGCCCGCTACAAAGGCTACCATGGCAAAAAATAA
- a CDS encoding radical SAM protein yields the protein MLLVKHPVLCNYYVTYRCNAKCAFCDIWEKPSPYITLGDVDCNLRDLKRLGVSVIDFTGGEPLLHRQLPDFLALARALGFITTVTTNGLLYPKNAEKLRGLVDMLHFSLDSADRDTHDRGRGVACYDFVLESIRVAKELGERPDILFTVFRHNLADLEAVYRDITQPNGLVLILNPAFEYGDVETGEQLTAAELDYLSAFGRRKGVYLNEAFIALRRDGGNHVAAPVCRAASTTLVISPSNELVLPCYHLGQQKFPIDGHLFDLYGAPETQRLAALEGRLPACEGCTINCYMQPSFAVETSKYFWQALPSTLKYNWDKGTWKRLLRV from the coding sequence ATGCTCCTCGTCAAGCACCCTGTTCTCTGCAATTACTACGTCACGTACCGCTGCAATGCGAAGTGCGCGTTTTGCGACATCTGGGAGAAGCCTTCGCCCTACATTACGCTCGGCGATGTGGACTGCAACCTGCGCGACCTCAAGCGGTTGGGCGTGTCGGTGATTGACTTCACCGGGGGCGAGCCGCTGCTGCACCGCCAGCTGCCTGATTTCCTGGCGCTGGCGCGGGCGCTGGGGTTTATCACCACGGTGACCACCAACGGCCTGCTTTACCCCAAAAACGCCGAGAAGCTGCGTGGGCTGGTGGACATGCTGCACTTCTCGCTCGACTCGGCCGACCGCGACACCCACGACCGGGGCCGCGGCGTGGCCTGCTATGATTTCGTACTCGAAAGCATCCGCGTGGCCAAGGAGCTGGGCGAGCGGCCGGATATCCTCTTCACCGTTTTTCGCCACAACCTGGCCGACCTGGAGGCCGTGTACCGCGACATTACCCAACCCAACGGCCTGGTGCTCATTCTTAACCCCGCCTTTGAGTACGGCGATGTGGAAACCGGTGAGCAGCTCACGGCCGCGGAGCTGGACTACCTCTCCGCCTTTGGCCGGCGCAAGGGCGTGTACCTCAACGAGGCCTTTATTGCGCTGCGGCGCGACGGCGGCAACCACGTGGCGGCCCCCGTGTGCCGGGCGGCCAGCACCACGCTCGTCATCTCGCCCAGCAACGAGCTGGTGCTACCCTGCTACCACCTGGGCCAGCAAAAATTTCCCATCGACGGCCACCTCTTCGACCTTTACGGGGCCCCCGAAACCCAGCGCCTCGCAGCCCTCGAAGGCCGCCTGCCTGCCTGCGAGGGCTGCACCATCAACTGCTACATGCAGCCCAGCTTCGCCGTCGAAACCAGCAAATACTTCTGGCAAGCCCTGCCCAGCACCCTCAAATACAACTGGGACAAGGGCACCTGGAAGCGGCTGCTGCGCGTTTAG
- a CDS encoding OmpA family protein: protein MKNLRTPFSFLLALLLLVGQLVQAQSTTVSTAKPKGMNKATKGGIIGGLGGAAGGALLGRLIGGKSGTAKGAILGAVVGGGAGVLIGRKMDKQAAELRRDLEGATVERVGEGIKITFASGILFASSSSTLTAAAAGNIGELATTLQKYADTNVVVEGHTDSSGSDAINQPLSQRRAQAVANELTGKSVDPARVTVKGYGSSQPVGDNATAAGKAANRRVEVAIFANEKMQKAAKKGVL from the coding sequence ATGAAAAATCTTCGCACTCCTTTCTCTTTTTTATTGGCACTGTTGCTGCTGGTTGGCCAACTGGTGCAGGCCCAGAGCACTACCGTGAGCACGGCCAAGCCCAAGGGCATGAACAAAGCCACCAAGGGCGGCATCATCGGCGGCCTGGGCGGGGCGGCGGGCGGGGCCCTGCTGGGCCGCCTGATTGGCGGCAAGTCGGGCACGGCTAAGGGCGCCATCCTCGGGGCCGTGGTGGGCGGCGGCGCGGGCGTGCTCATCGGCCGCAAAATGGACAAGCAGGCCGCCGAGCTGCGCCGCGACCTGGAAGGCGCCACCGTGGAGCGCGTGGGCGAAGGCATCAAAATTACGTTTGCCTCGGGTATCCTGTTCGCTAGCAGCTCCTCGACGCTGACGGCCGCTGCCGCTGGCAACATCGGCGAGCTGGCCACCACGCTCCAGAAATACGCCGACACCAACGTGGTGGTGGAAGGCCACACCGATAGCTCGGGCTCCGACGCCATCAACCAGCCCCTGAGCCAGCGTCGCGCCCAGGCCGTAGCCAACGAGCTGACCGGCAAGAGCGTGGACCCGGCCCGCGTTACGGTCAAGGGCTACGGCTCCTCGCAGCCCGTGGGCGACAACGCTACCGCAGCCGGCAAAGCCGCCAACCGCCGCGTGGAAGTCGCCATTTTTGCCAACGAGAAAATGCAGAAAGCCGCTAAGAAAGGCGTCCTGTAA
- a CDS encoding IS1 family transposase: MVYTQHLCARCGSEHIRRNGTQGGQPKYQCKACGYQARFIPAAVAKAAQYAQVEALLTERNSQRSIVRATGVARMTIAKLIKKSGLGLAPAAASPDEKGPTPET, from the coding sequence ATGGTTTATACGCAACACTTATGTGCCCGCTGTGGTAGTGAACACATCCGCCGCAATGGCACGCAGGGTGGTCAGCCTAAATACCAGTGCAAGGCGTGCGGGTATCAGGCACGGTTTATACCAGCGGCCGTGGCCAAGGCGGCACAGTATGCGCAGGTGGAAGCCTTGCTCACCGAGCGTAACTCCCAACGTAGCATCGTGCGCGCCACCGGCGTGGCACGGATGACCATCGCCAAGCTGATAAAAAAAAGCGGCCTTGGACTCGCCCCGGCTGCCGCGTCGCCGGACGAAAAAGGCCCAACGCCGGAAACCTGA
- a CDS encoding gamma carbonic anhydrase family protein produces MPALILPVRGVYPEIPADCFVADNATVVGDVVLGPGCTVWFTAVVRGDVNSIRIGAGTNIQDGAVLHCTYQGAALRIGARVSIGHRALVHGCTVEDDVLIGMGAIVMDHAVVGAGCLIAAGAVVLENTICEPGYLYAGVPARRIKPVSEAQRAGLRRTAENYQLYASWFAAAPEA; encoded by the coding sequence ATGCCCGCCCTCATCCTGCCCGTCCGCGGCGTTTACCCCGAAATTCCGGCCGACTGCTTCGTGGCCGACAACGCCACCGTGGTGGGCGACGTGGTGCTGGGCCCCGGCTGTACGGTGTGGTTCACGGCCGTGGTGCGGGGCGATGTGAACAGTATCCGCATCGGGGCCGGCACCAACATCCAGGACGGGGCTGTGCTGCACTGCACCTACCAGGGCGCGGCCCTGCGCATCGGCGCGCGCGTCAGCATCGGCCACCGGGCCCTGGTGCACGGCTGCACCGTGGAAGACGACGTGCTCATCGGCATGGGAGCCATTGTGATGGACCATGCCGTAGTGGGCGCGGGCTGCCTTATTGCCGCCGGGGCCGTGGTACTCGAAAATACTATCTGCGAGCCCGGCTACCTCTACGCTGGTGTGCCCGCCCGCCGCATCAAGCCCGTGAGCGAAGCCCAGCGCGCCGGCCTGCGCCGCACCGCCGAGAATTACCAGCTCTACGCCAGCTGGTTCGCGGCAGCACCAGAAGCATAA
- a CDS encoding transposase family protein — translation MTLCDSTQYVHFLSATESGRAHDKKLADEYALHLPAGCVLRQDLGLLGHAPTGVVVEMPHKKPPKRELTFAQKLYNQLLSPLRVVIEHAHSGIKRLHMVQGTIRLRGEWVRDTVMVVACGLHNLRARSPHRAYRAPVHAKLANYAE, via the coding sequence ATGACCTTATGCGATTCCACGCAGTACGTGCATTTTCTCTCGGCTACGGAAAGCGGGCGAGCGCACGACAAAAAACTGGCCGACGAGTACGCGCTGCACCTACCGGCGGGCTGCGTGTTACGGCAGGATTTGGGCTTGCTGGGCCACGCCCCGACCGGGGTCGTGGTGGAGATGCCCCACAAGAAGCCGCCGAAGCGGGAGTTGACGTTTGCCCAAAAGCTGTATAACCAGTTGCTGAGTCCGTTGCGCGTCGTTATCGAACACGCGCACAGCGGTATCAAGCGCCTGCACATGGTGCAGGGCACTATCCGCTTGCGCGGCGAATGGGTGCGCGATACGGTCATGGTCGTGGCCTGTGGGCTGCACAACCTGCGTGCGCGCAGCCCGCACCGCGCCTATCGCGCACCTGTCCACGCGAAACTCGCTAACTACGCCGAATAA
- a CDS encoding IS701 family transposase: MKVTAQLYGQFLVSSQVNYTGTYLAEHLEGLSHDNVRYFLKTRRFTPRQLWQQVRPQVMLSARGYVLFDDTVLDKHHSRRIELVRRQYSGNAHGVIAGIGLVTCVCVNPETDQFWLIDYRLFAPDTDGKTKLDHMADMLGQLAPRSIPYRTVLMDSWYATTALFKWLLDEGKTFYCPLKSNRLVDDSGGQQPYQPVACLCWSAAEVEAGKILKVKGMPKDFKLKLFRVLVSTHRTDYLLTNEVEPLHTAAAEHESSVRWTIEQFHRELKQLTGVQACQCRLARSQRNHIALAVRAWTCLKQAAYQTKQTVYQLKQGFLDEYMRHELRQPSLAFA; this comes from the coding sequence ATGAAAGTGACGGCACAACTGTACGGGCAGTTTTTGGTGAGCAGCCAGGTCAACTACACGGGGACGTATCTGGCCGAGCATCTGGAGGGCCTCTCGCACGACAACGTGCGCTATTTTCTCAAAACCCGGCGTTTCACCCCCCGCCAGCTCTGGCAGCAAGTACGCCCACAGGTGATGCTCAGCGCGCGGGGCTACGTCCTGTTTGACGACACGGTGCTCGACAAGCACCACAGCCGGCGCATCGAACTCGTACGCCGCCAGTACAGCGGCAACGCCCACGGCGTGATTGCCGGCATCGGCCTGGTGACGTGTGTGTGCGTCAACCCCGAAACCGACCAGTTCTGGCTCATTGACTACCGCCTTTTCGCCCCCGACACCGACGGCAAGACCAAGCTCGACCATATGGCCGACATGCTCGGGCAATTGGCCCCGCGCAGTATCCCATACCGCACGGTGCTCATGGATAGCTGGTACGCCACCACGGCCCTGTTCAAGTGGCTGCTGGACGAAGGCAAAACATTTTACTGCCCGCTGAAAAGCAACCGGCTCGTCGATGATTCCGGCGGCCAGCAGCCCTACCAGCCCGTGGCCTGCCTGTGCTGGTCGGCCGCCGAAGTAGAAGCTGGCAAAATCCTGAAAGTGAAGGGCATGCCCAAAGATTTCAAACTGAAACTCTTCCGCGTACTGGTGTCCACCCACCGGACGGACTACCTCCTCACCAACGAGGTTGAGCCCTTGCACACGGCCGCTGCCGAACACGAAAGCAGCGTCCGCTGGACGATTGAGCAGTTTCACCGCGAACTCAAGCAACTCACCGGCGTGCAGGCCTGCCAGTGCCGGCTGGCCCGCAGTCAGCGCAATCATATTGCCCTGGCCGTGCGCGCTTGGACCTGCCTTAAACAAGCCGCCTACCAAACCAAACAAACCGTCTATCAGCTCAAACAAGGCTTTTTGGATGAGTATATGCGACATGAATTACGCCAGCCTTCGCTCGCGTTTGCGTAA
- a CDS encoding IS1 family transposase: protein MWTFVGRRTCKVWLWLAVERASRRIVAWVLGCRGAATARRLWAALPRRYQRHCRYHTDQWEAYAKVLPAHQHRPHPKGSGKTNIVEAINCSLRQRCGVLVRKSCSFSKSLRMHTARIKIVIDNYNLTLQ from the coding sequence ATGTGGACCTTCGTGGGCCGGCGCACGTGCAAAGTCTGGTTGTGGCTGGCCGTTGAACGGGCCTCGCGCCGCATCGTGGCCTGGGTGCTGGGTTGCCGGGGAGCCGCCACGGCCCGGCGCTTGTGGGCCGCGCTGCCGCGACGCTACCAACGCCACTGCCGCTACCACACCGACCAGTGGGAAGCCTACGCCAAGGTCTTGCCCGCCCACCAGCATCGGCCTCATCCCAAAGGCAGCGGCAAAACCAATATTGTTGAGGCTATCAACTGCTCCTTACGCCAGCGCTGCGGGGTATTGGTCCGCAAATCCTGCTCCTTTAGTAAAAGTTTGCGCATGCACACGGCTCGCATCAAGATTGTGATTGACAATTACAACCTCACTCTTCAATAG
- the accD gene encoding acetyl-CoA carboxylase, carboxyltransferase subunit beta, translated as MAWFKREEKGINTPTEQKKETPDGLWYKCPECKTVATMAEHKRLRYVCDHCGHHDRIDAADYFELLFDGGQFEELNADLTSGDPLHFVDTKAYPQRVATTEKNTGLKDAVRTAHGLSDGQPLVVAAMDFKFIGGSMGSVVGEKIARAIDYARQYRVPFLMISRSGGARMMEAGYSLMQMAKTSAKLALLAEAGVPYVSLLTDPTTGGVTASFAMLGDFNIAEPGALIGFAGPRVIKETIGKDLPKGFQSAEFVLEHGFLDFIVDRRELKRRLADLLHLLRPAPGAAAPVASATAAAPRRSSGKVR; from the coding sequence ATGGCTTGGTTTAAGCGCGAGGAAAAGGGCATCAACACCCCCACCGAACAAAAGAAAGAAACGCCCGACGGCCTCTGGTACAAGTGCCCCGAATGCAAAACGGTGGCCACCATGGCCGAGCACAAGCGCCTGCGCTACGTGTGCGACCACTGCGGCCACCACGACCGCATCGACGCGGCCGATTACTTCGAGCTGCTGTTCGACGGCGGCCAGTTTGAAGAACTCAACGCCGACCTGACTTCGGGCGACCCGCTGCACTTCGTCGACACCAAGGCCTACCCGCAGCGCGTGGCGACCACCGAAAAAAATACCGGCCTGAAAGACGCCGTGCGCACCGCCCACGGCCTGAGCGATGGCCAGCCGCTGGTGGTGGCTGCCATGGATTTCAAGTTCATCGGCGGCTCGATGGGCTCGGTGGTGGGCGAAAAAATTGCCCGCGCCATCGACTACGCCCGCCAGTACCGCGTGCCGTTCCTGATGATTTCGCGCTCGGGAGGAGCCCGCATGATGGAGGCCGGCTACTCGCTGATGCAGATGGCCAAAACTTCGGCCAAGCTGGCCCTGCTCGCCGAGGCCGGCGTGCCCTACGTGAGCCTGCTGACGGACCCCACCACGGGCGGCGTCACGGCCTCGTTCGCCATGCTCGGCGATTTCAACATTGCCGAGCCCGGGGCCCTCATCGGCTTCGCGGGGCCCCGCGTCATCAAGGAAACCATCGGCAAGGACTTGCCCAAGGGTTTCCAGAGCGCCGAGTTTGTGCTCGAGCACGGCTTCCTCGACTTCATTGTGGACCGCCGCGAACTCAAGCGCCGCCTCGCCGATCTGCTGCATCTGCTGCGGCCGGCCCCCGGGGCGGCGGCGCCGGTGGCCAGCGCCACTGCCGCGGCGCCCCGCCGCAGCTCCGGCAAGGTCCGTTAG
- a CDS encoding putative Ig domain-containing protein — protein MRDVSYLYLNAANRAPGFTGLTVGGAPAAQPLNQLIRVRAGQTVVLALDAADPDAGQTLSFSSDAVGAIPGLSLQPLGPTRAQLTWQVPATLPPGRYTATVAVTDDGCPTASEEQTLAFLVTAATPLATRPEQDAKAAAFPMPFREQVQFQAGAPGQAITIVDELGRVVAQLRTQADGRVVWQPAAALPAGLYVARGADGRPLARLLRAPGTDY, from the coding sequence ATGCGCGACGTGAGCTACTTATACCTGAACGCCGCCAACCGGGCCCCGGGCTTCACGGGCCTCACCGTGGGCGGGGCCCCGGCGGCGCAGCCCCTGAACCAGCTCATCCGGGTGCGGGCCGGCCAAACTGTGGTGCTGGCCCTCGACGCGGCCGACCCCGACGCGGGCCAAACCCTGAGCTTCAGCAGCGACGCCGTGGGCGCCATACCCGGCCTGAGCTTGCAGCCCCTGGGGCCCACCCGCGCCCAGCTGACCTGGCAGGTGCCCGCCACCCTGCCGCCGGGCCGCTACACGGCCACGGTGGCCGTGACGGACGACGGCTGCCCCACCGCCAGCGAGGAGCAAACCCTGGCCTTCCTGGTAACGGCGGCCACGCCGCTGGCCACCCGCCCCGAGCAGGACGCCAAGGCGGCCGCCTTCCCCATGCCGTTCCGCGAGCAGGTGCAGTTTCAGGCCGGGGCCCCGGGGCAGGCCATTACTATCGTGGATGAGTTGGGGCGCGTGGTGGCCCAACTGCGCACCCAAGCCGATGGCCGCGTGGTGTGGCAGCCCGCCGCTGCCTTGCCAGCGGGCCTGTACGTGGCCCGCGGGGCCGATGGCCGCCCGCTGGCGCGCTTGCTCCGGGCCCCTGGCACCGATTATTAG